Below is a window of Flavobacterium sp. N2820 DNA.
TATTCCTGCAAATCAGAAAACATATACTCCTGCTGAACGTAAACTTGTTACAGCAGAAGAATTTCATTGGTACAGTCCTTTATTAATTCCTTTAGGAGGTATGAGTGTTGACGGATTAATTAATTCCGTTAGCGGAAGAACAAGTATGTTGAAGAAAGAACTTGCAGTGGAACGAAAAGAAGAATTGCAAGCAAAAACTTCTGATTATTTTGAAAGAAAATATTTTACTGATAATTTAAAAATCCCAGAAGAATATGTTGATGGGTTTTTATTTTATATAGTTGAAAATTCTAGTTATATTCGAGCAATGAGAGACAAAAATAAAACAATGGCAACTTTTGTTTTGTCTGGATTAGCAGTTGAATATTTGAAATTAAAAGAAATAGAAACTGAAAAATAGCCAAACCATGAAATATAAAATTTTACTTTTATTTGTTTTAATCATCACCCAAATCAGTTTTTCTCAAGGTGTAGAACGAAAAGTTTTGCGAGGAAAAATTGTTGCGGATTCATTAGAAGTTGAAAACTTAACGGTTTATAATATTACTTCAAACATAGGTGCAATTACGGATGTTGATGGAAAATTCTCAATCAATGCAAGAGCAACTGATACATTATTTATTCAAGGGTTATCATATGATTCTATGCGATATGTATTAACAGATAAAGATTTTTGGCTGCCTGTATTAGAAATAAAATTGCATATAAAAATCACAGAGTTAAATGAAATTATAATTACACCCTATACTTTGACGGGTAATTTAAATGAAGATACGAAACGTATTCAAGTATATGGAGAAGGATTTGCAAAAATTGACGCCAAAGTAGTTAAATATTATGATGATGATATAAGACTTGGAACGCCAGAAAATACCGCAATGCCTAGTCAGTTTGCGCCTAATGGCTCTAATTTTAATTTTATGGCAATTGGTGCAGGTATAATAAGTATGCTTGTGAAAAATGAAAATCCGAAAAAGAATTCTGAACGTGTTTTCGAAGAAAGAAGAATTAGAGATATTCAGTCTAAATCTTTTTCAGAACATATTTATGAACGGTTTTCACATAATTTTTTCATAGAAACTTTAAAAATTAAAAACGAGGATATTCCAATGTATATGAGTTTTGCAGAATTAAACGTCTATGAACTTTCACCTCTTTTAAAAGCAGAAAATGAATTAAAATTGATTGAATACCTTATTAACAAATCAACTGAATTCAAATTGCAAAAAGAAAAAGAATAATTCCTATTTTTACCACATGAAAAAACAATTGTTGCTTTTATTTGTCGTTTTATTTTTAAGTTCATTTAGTGCGCATAAATTTTATGTTTCGGTGACTCAAATTGATTATGTTCCCTCCAAAAAAAGGATTGAAATTACTTATCGAATCTTTATAGATGATTTAGAAAAGGGATTAAACAAAAGATTCAACAAAAAAGTAAATTTAACATCTACCAAAGAATTACCCGAAGCCGAAGAATTAATCAAAAGTTATCTGAAAGAAAAAATAAAAATATCAATCAATAAAAAACCACAAAATATAGAGTTTTTGGCTAGGGAAGTGGAAGGTGATGTGTTAATTTTATACACAAAAATTGCTATTTCAAAAAAAATAAATACCTTCGAAATCTATAATTCATTGTTAACTGAAGTATACTCTGATCAACAAAATATTGTTCATACGAATATAAATAGTAACAAAAAAAGTATTTTGTTGACTAATACAGAATTACAAGAAAAAATTGACTATTAACTACCTAACTATATTATGAAGAATTCTATTGTTTTCAGTGCGTTTTTATCCATAGTGGTGGCTTTTGGAGCAACTGCTCAAGAAGTAAAACCAGACGAAAAAAAACCAGTACAAGGACATTATAATGAGAATAAATTTCGTCAAATGTATGATGAAATGGCAACTCCTAACATGTTCAGAACAGCTTCGGGTGCTCCCGGACCAGCATATTATCAGCAAAAAGCAGATTACAAAATGAATCTGGAATTAGATGATAAAAACAAAAAACTATATGGTTCAGAAACCATCACATACTACAATAATTCACCCGAAAATTTAGAATATTTATGGGTGCAATTAGAACAAAATATTGAAAGACCAGATTCTAAAACACCTTTAGTGGACAACGAAACACTTCCTAAAAGTATTACAACGGATGGATTTGCAAAAAAATTCGTTGAAAACCCTTTTCCAGGCGGATTTAATATTGACTATGTAAAAGATGCTAAAGGAAATGCTATGAAATACACAGTGAATCAAACCATGATGCGTATTGATTTAGCAAAACCTTTAAAAAGTGGTGATAAAATTACATTTTCAATTAAATGGTGGTATAATATTGTAAATTATCAAGAGCAAGCAAACAATGGTCGTTCGGGTTATGAGCAATTTAAAGACGGAAATCGCTTGTATGTAATGGCACAGTTTTTTCCAAGAATGGCGGTTTATAATGATGTTGAAGGTTGGCAAAATATGCAGTTTTGGGGAAGAGGTGAGTTTGCTTTAGTTTTTGGAGATTACGAAGTAAATATTACAGTTCCTGCTGACCACGTAATGGAAGCTACAGGAGTATTACAAAATAGAGGTGAAGTGTTTACACCTGCACAAGTAAAACGTTGGGAATTAGCCGAAAAAACATTTGATAAGCCAGTTGTTATTGTAACACAAGAAGAAGCAACTGCAAAAGAAAGCAGTTTTTCTGACCAAAAGAAAACATGGAAGTTCAAAGCACAAAATGTACGTGATTTTGGTTTTTCAACTTCAAGAAAATTTATAATTGATGCAATGGCTGTTGATTTACCAACAAATAAACCATTGGCTATTTCTATTTATCCTAAAGAAGCTAATCCACTTTGGGGAGATTTATCAACAAAAGCAGTTGCTCACACCTTAAAAACATATTCACATTATACATTTGATTATCCATATCCAAAAGCTGTTTCAGTTTCTGCAGAAGACCAAGGAATGGAATATCCAATGATTTGCTGGAACTATGGTCGTCCTGATGAAACAGGATTTGTAAGCGATAGAATTAAATACGGAATGTTAGGCGTAATTATCCACGAAGTTGGACATAATTTCTTTCCAATGATTGTAAATTCAGACGAAAGACAATGGACTTGGATGGACGAAGGATTAAATACCTTTTTAGAATATTTAACCGAAACTACATTTGATCCAAATTTTCCTGCAACACGCGGACCAGCAAAAAATATTGTGCCTTATATGAAAGGAAATCAACAATATTTAGAACCAATTATGTCGAATTCTGAAAATATTTACAATTTTGGTGCAAACGCTTATGGAAAACCAGCTACAGGATTAAATATTTTAAGAGAAACTATTATGGGTCATGAACTGTTTGATCATGCTTTCAAAACCTATGCAAACCGTTGGAAATTTAAACATCCTACACCAGAAGATTTCTTTAGAACAATGGAAGATGCATCTGCAGTAGATTTAGATTGGTTTTGGAGAGGTTGGTTTTATTCAACAGACGTTACTGATATTGCAGTGAAAGATGTAAAACAATATTATGTTATTGAGCAAGATCCAAAAGAAGCAAAAGCACAATTCAATAGAAGAGGAAGAAAAATTGGTGATGAAAATCAACCGATGTTGAAAATGGTTTTAGAAGGTTCAACAGAGTTTAAACCAGAATTGAAAAATGGTTTTGATTATTCTAAAGTTCAAGCATTAAATGATTATTTGAATAAAAATTATACCGCGGAAGAAATCAGTAAATTAAGTACGCCTAAGTTTTTCTACGAAGTAGAATTTGCAAAACCAGGAGGATTGATTATGCCAATTATTGTAGAACTTCAGTTTGAGGACGGAACTTCAGAAATACAAACGTTTCCAGCTCAAATTTGGAGAAGAAATAATGAAACTGCAAAACGAGTTTTTGCTACCGAAAAGAAAGTAGTAAAAATTCAACTGGATCCAAAATTAGAAACAGCTGATGTAGATGTTACTAACAATTTTTGGCCAAACGGAACGGTGGAATCAAAATTTGATTCATTAGAGAAAAAATAAGAATTAAGACTATCTTCGGATAGTCTTTTTTTTTGATTACTTTAAGATAAATAGGTTTAAAAACTTTGTAACTTTGCGAAGTTAACTTTCAAAATTAGATTATGTTTGGAATTGGTGGCGGTGAATTATTTTTCATCATTTTAGTCGTATTAATGTTATTTGGGTCTGATAAGATTCCTGATATTGCTCGTGCTCTAGGAAAAGGTATGGCGCAATTAAAAAACGCTACCAACGAAATCAAGAATGAAATACATAACGGTGCAAAAGACAGCGGTTTGGATATGAATACCTTAACGGGTGGTATTTCAGATGAAATTAATAAAGCCAAAGAAGGTATTAATAAAATGGTAAATCCCATTGAAAATATTGATTTAGGCATCGAAAATCCGATAGAAAAAGTACAAGAAGATATTGAAACTATTACTGGACCTATTAAAAGACAATTGTAATTTTGGAACAACTGATTAATTTAGATAAAGAATTATTTGTTTTTTTAAACAATTTAGGCAGCGAACCTTTTGATGCTTTTTGGAAAATTATCACCAAGCAAATTTATTGGACACCTTTTTTTTTAGCCGTTTTTTATTTGCTACAGCGAAAAGTAGGTTGGAAGAATTTAGGTGTTATTATTCTTTTTTTAGCCGTTTTAATCACATTTACCGACCAAATAACAAATGTATTCAAAAATACTTTTGAACGTTTAAGACCTTGTAATGTTCCTGAATTTGATGGTGTAATAAGAGAAGTTATCACCCGAAAATCATTCAGTTTTTTCTCTGGTCATGCTGCCAATTCAATGGCTTCCACCATGTTTGTTTTCTTGGTAATTAGAAAATTTTATAAGCACACTTTTTTGTTATTCTTGTTTCCACTCATATTTGCATATAGTAGAATTTACCTTGGATTGCACTTTCCAGGTGATATTTTAGCTGGGTATTTGTTTGGAGGGAGTTCTGGTTTTGTTTTTTATAAAATTTATAACCATTATTCCAATAAATATAATTGGTTATCCAAAAACTGAACACTGCGACTGAACACTACAAAACCCTACTAACCGTCAAGCCATCACGAATAGGTAACAAAACAGTTTCAACTCTTGGGTCTTCTTTTAAAAGCTTATTGTATTCTAATAAAACCTGCGTACTCATGTCGTTTGCTTTCACTTCTTCCAATACTTTTCCACTCCACAACACATTATCGGATAAAATAATGCCGCCTTTGTTCATCATCGGAACAATCAAATGAAAATAATTCACATAATTTTCTTTATCGGCATCAATAAAAACCAAATCAAATTTTTTGTTTAATGTTGGAATAATTTCAATGGCATCTCCTAAATGTTGGATAATTTGTGTACTCCATGGCGAAGCATCAAAATATTTTTTTTGGAAATCAACTAATTCTTCTTCGATATCAATAGTGTCTAAAGTGCCGTTTTCAGGCAAACCTTCTGCCAAACACAAAGCTGCATAACCCGTATATGTACCAATTTCAAGAATATGTATTGGACGAATAATTTTAGATAACATACTCAAAACTCTACCTTGAAAATGACCGCTTAACATTCTTGGTTGAAGAATTTTCTGATGCGTTTCTTTATTAAGTTTTGCTAATAATTCAGGTTCATTTTCTGAATGATTGGCTACGTAATCTTCTAAATCTTCTGATATAAAATGCATGATGAAATCAAATTTCGACAAAAATACGAATTAACAATTAAACGAATTAACATTTTAACCTAACTTTGCACCATGCAAATCGAGAAAAAAGACATACGAGCACTTACAAAAGAACAATTGCGTAACTTTTTTGTTTCAAACGGAGACAAAGCCTTTCGTGGTAACCAAGTTTACGAATGGTTATGGCAAAAACGGGCGCATACTTTTGAGGACATGACCAATGTGTCTAAGGAAACACGTTCAATGTTAGAAGCTAACTTTGTAATCAATCACATTAAAGTTGATACGTTACAACGTAGCGAAGACGGAACCGTTAAAAACGCCGTTCGTTTGCATGATGATTTAATTGTAGAATCGGTTTTAATTCCTACTGAAACCCGAACTACTGCCTGTGTTTCTTCGCAAGTAGGTTGCAGTTTAGATTGTAATTTTTGTGCTACTGCTCGTTTAAAACGCATGCGAAATTTAGAACCAGGTGAAATTTACGACCAAGTTGCTGCTATTGATAACGAAAGTCGTTTGTATTATGACCGCCCACTGTCAAATATTGTTTTTATGGGAATGGGTGAGCCGTTGATGAATTATCCAAACGTAATGAAAGCTATCGATATGATTACGTCTCCCGAAGGTTTAGGGATGTCGCCAAAACGCATCACAGTTTCAACTTCTGGAATTCCGAAAATGATTAAAAAAATGGCCGATGATGACGTAAAATTCAAATTAGCGGTTTCATTACATTCAGCGGTTGAAGAAATTCGAAATGAAATCATGCCTTTTACCAAGAATTTTCCATTGACCGATTTGCGTGAGAGTTTAGAATATTGGTACCGAAAAACCAAGAGCAAAATCACTTACGAATATGTGGTTTGGAAAGGAATCAATGACGATAAAAAGTCGATTGATGCTTTGGTTAAATTCTGTAAATATGTACCCTGTAAAGTCAATCTTATTGAATATAATCCTATTGACGACGGAATGTTTCAACAAGCATCAGAAGACGCCACAAACGCTTATATTACTGCTTTAGCAAAAAGTAATATTGTTGCAAAAGTGAGAAGAAGTCGTGGTAAAGATATTGATGCAGCTTGTGGTCAATTGGCGAATAAATCGTAATCTAAGATTTATCATTCTGAACTCGTTTTGGAATCAGTTTTCAGAATTTTCAAAATTTAAACTTTTGATAAACTTTTGACTAACGAGATTGTTTTCATTACTTTTGCTATATAAATGAAAATAACCGAACAAATAAAGCTGCCTATCGCAAATGAAATGGAACTTTTTGAAGAAAAGTTTCGCGATTCCATGTCTTCAAAAGTGGCTTTATTAAATAGAATAACCCATTATATCGTTAACCGAAAGGGAAAACAAATGCGTCCTATGTTTGTTTTTTTAACGGCTAAAATGGTTTCTGGTGGAACAATTAATGAGCGATCTTATCGCGGTGCTTCGGTTATTGAATTGATTCATACAGCAACCTTAGTTCATGATGATGTGGTTGATGATAGCAACAAACGTCGTGGATTTTTTTCTTTAAACGCACTTTGGAAAAACAAAATCGCAGTTTTAGTGGGTGATTATTTGTTGTCAAAAGGATTATTGCTTTCGATTGATAATAATGATTTCGATTTATTAAAAATTATTTCAGTTGCAGTGCGCGAAATGAGTGAAGGTGAATTACTTCAAATCGAAAAAGCGCGCAGATTAGATATCACCGAAGATATTTATTATGAAATAATCCGACAAAAAACAGCTACGTTAATTGCGGCTTGTTGTTCGCTTGGAGCTTGTTCAGTTGCTCCCGAAAATAAGGATGTGGTGGAAAAAATGCGCAAATTTGGAGAGCTAATTGGAATGGCATTTCAAATCAAAGACGATTTATTTGATTACACTGATGATGCTATTGGGAAACCAACCGGGATTGACATCAAGGAACAAAAAATGACTTTACCATTAATATACGCGTTGAATAATTGTTCTTCTAAAGAAAAAAGCTGGGTAATCAATTCGATTAAAAACCACAATAAAGATAAAAAACGTGTTAAAGAAGTGATTCAATTTGTAAAAGACAAAAATGGGTTAACGTATGCTGAAGCAAAAATGGTGCAATTTCAGCAAGAAGCACTTTTATTGTTGCATGATTTTCCAGCTTCTGCTTACAAAGACTCCCTTGTGTTAATGGTGAATTACGTTATTGAACGCAAAAAGTAAAGTTTCCTTTAATGGAAACTTTACGAGTTGTTTTTTTCAAGTTTATTGTTTTTTTCAGGCTTATTTTTATCCTTCGATTTAAAGAAATTTATTATCCAAAAATTTACATCATAAGCTGTAGGTTCAAAACCTTTGTGTTTAATAAATCCGTTGTAATAGTTTAAAAAGTCTTTTAATGATGAATCCATGTTTGTTTTTGAGAGTTTGTTTTTGTAGTTAATTTTGTTTGTATGGTATTGTAACTGTAACAGTTGTGATTTCATTTACTTTACTTGAAATAGAAATGGTTCCATTTAATAATTCGGTAAATTGTTTAGCGATAATTAATCCTAAACCAGAACCTTTAATGGTTGATGTATTACTTCCTCTGTAAAAAGATTGAAAAAGATGTTTGTTCTCTAGTTCAGGAATTCCGATACCAAAATCAATAATTTCAATTTTAAATTTATCTTTTAAGTAATTTATTCTGATCATTGGATTTGAACTTCCTACCGAATATTTAAAAGCATTAGAAATTAAATTGTTTAGAATATGAGTTAATAAACTTTCGTCAGACTGAATATTATTTTCATACTCGCTTTTATCGACAATTATTTTTCTGCCATCTTTTTCGTTATTAAAATAGGTTTCAATAAGGTTGTCTATAAAATCGTTTAAATTAAATTCTTTTAATTCTACTTTAAGATTTTTAGATTCGTATGCTCCAAAAACCAAGATGTTATTCATTAGCTCGGTCATTCGATTTACTTCATTTGTGATTCTGCCAGAAATGCGTTCTATTTCTTCTTTTTGAATCACATTTAGTAAGTCAATTTTGTAATTTAATAATTCAACATTTGAATAAATTACAGACAATGGTGTTCTAAATTGATGCGAAGCCATTGTGACAAAGCCCGATTTTAATTCGCTTAATTCTTTTTCCTTTTTTAAGGCTTGTTGTATATTTTCCTTGTCTTTTATTCTTTTAGTAATATCTCTACTTGATGTTTGTATACCAACAACATTATTTTTATTGTCTAAAATGGTTTTTGAATATGTTTCTAGCCAAATATATTTGCCACTTTTCTTTTTAAATCTAAATGTTATAATTTCATTTTTATTATCGAGAATATTCAGGTGTTGTTTTTGTACTTTGTCTACATCATTTGGATGAAAAAAATCATACGGGTTTTTTTGCAACAATTCTTCTGGTGTATATCCAGTTATTTTTTCAGCGGTATTTGATACGTAGGTTATGGTTCCATCGTTTAAATGTTGCATAATAAAATCCGACGTATTGTTAGCAATAAATCGATATTTTTGTTCAGATATTTCGAGCTGATTTTTGAAATTTACAGTGTCATTGATGTCTGTAATACTACCAATGATAATTTTTTCGTTAGTACTAACATTAAAATCAATACTTAATAAAAGTAAGCCCCAGATTTTTTCGTTGTTTTTTTTAATCAGTTGAACTTCAAAACTTTTTGGTTTTTTTGAGTTAACAATTAATTCCTTCGCTTTTATAGTATTGAAGTATTTAAGATAACTAAAAATGCTTGTTCCAATACAGTTTTTAATCTTGTGACCTGTAATTTCTTCCCATTGATTATTTAAAAAAATTAAATTACCATTTAGGTCTGTTTTG
It encodes the following:
- a CDS encoding carboxypeptidase-like regulatory domain-containing protein, with translation MLKKLLFFFLCFPMFIFSQNDTVISGKVVSESNSLEGIHILNTSQNKGEITDARGYFKIKVKVNDTLQFSAVHLKATQYIIQQHDLKAELIFVQMKSLISELDEITLTEYKNINAVALGIIPANQKTYTPAERKLVTAEEFHWYSPLLIPLGGMSVDGLINSVSGRTSMLKKELAVERKEELQAKTSDYFERKYFTDNLKIPEEYVDGFLFYIVENSSYIRAMRDKNKTMATFVLSGLAVEYLKLKEIETEK
- a CDS encoding carboxypeptidase-like regulatory domain-containing protein, whose translation is MKYKILLLFVLIITQISFSQGVERKVLRGKIVADSLEVENLTVYNITSNIGAITDVDGKFSINARATDTLFIQGLSYDSMRYVLTDKDFWLPVLEIKLHIKITELNEIIITPYTLTGNLNEDTKRIQVYGEGFAKIDAKVVKYYDDDIRLGTPENTAMPSQFAPNGSNFNFMAIGAGIISMLVKNENPKKNSERVFEERRIRDIQSKSFSEHIYERFSHNFFIETLKIKNEDIPMYMSFAELNVYELSPLLKAENELKLIEYLINKSTEFKLQKEKE
- a CDS encoding DUF6702 family protein; its protein translation is MKKQLLLLFVVLFLSSFSAHKFYVSVTQIDYVPSKKRIEITYRIFIDDLEKGLNKRFNKKVNLTSTKELPEAEELIKSYLKEKIKISINKKPQNIEFLAREVEGDVLILYTKIAISKKINTFEIYNSLLTEVYSDQQNIVHTNINSNKKSILLTNTELQEKIDY
- a CDS encoding M1 family metallopeptidase gives rise to the protein MKNSIVFSAFLSIVVAFGATAQEVKPDEKKPVQGHYNENKFRQMYDEMATPNMFRTASGAPGPAYYQQKADYKMNLELDDKNKKLYGSETITYYNNSPENLEYLWVQLEQNIERPDSKTPLVDNETLPKSITTDGFAKKFVENPFPGGFNIDYVKDAKGNAMKYTVNQTMMRIDLAKPLKSGDKITFSIKWWYNIVNYQEQANNGRSGYEQFKDGNRLYVMAQFFPRMAVYNDVEGWQNMQFWGRGEFALVFGDYEVNITVPADHVMEATGVLQNRGEVFTPAQVKRWELAEKTFDKPVVIVTQEEATAKESSFSDQKKTWKFKAQNVRDFGFSTSRKFIIDAMAVDLPTNKPLAISIYPKEANPLWGDLSTKAVAHTLKTYSHYTFDYPYPKAVSVSAEDQGMEYPMICWNYGRPDETGFVSDRIKYGMLGVIIHEVGHNFFPMIVNSDERQWTWMDEGLNTFLEYLTETTFDPNFPATRGPAKNIVPYMKGNQQYLEPIMSNSENIYNFGANAYGKPATGLNILRETIMGHELFDHAFKTYANRWKFKHPTPEDFFRTMEDASAVDLDWFWRGWFYSTDVTDIAVKDVKQYYVIEQDPKEAKAQFNRRGRKIGDENQPMLKMVLEGSTEFKPELKNGFDYSKVQALNDYLNKNYTAEEISKLSTPKFFYEVEFAKPGGLIMPIIVELQFEDGTSEIQTFPAQIWRRNNETAKRVFATEKKVVKIQLDPKLETADVDVTNNFWPNGTVESKFDSLEKK
- a CDS encoding twin-arginine translocase TatA/TatE family subunit, with the protein product MFGIGGGELFFIILVVLMLFGSDKIPDIARALGKGMAQLKNATNEIKNEIHNGAKDSGLDMNTLTGGISDEINKAKEGINKMVNPIENIDLGIENPIEKVQEDIETITGPIKRQL
- a CDS encoding phosphatase PAP2 family protein, producing MLEQLINLDKELFVFLNNLGSEPFDAFWKIITKQIYWTPFFLAVFYLLQRKVGWKNLGVIILFLAVLITFTDQITNVFKNTFERLRPCNVPEFDGVIREVITRKSFSFFSGHAANSMASTMFVFLVIRKFYKHTFLLFLFPLIFAYSRIYLGLHFPGDILAGYLFGGSSGFVFYKIYNHYSNKYNWLSKN
- a CDS encoding O-methyltransferase, whose translation is MHFISEDLEDYVANHSENEPELLAKLNKETHQKILQPRMLSGHFQGRVLSMLSKIIRPIHILEIGTYTGYAALCLAEGLPENGTLDTIDIEEELVDFQKKYFDASPWSTQIIQHLGDAIEIIPTLNKKFDLVFIDADKENYVNYFHLIVPMMNKGGIILSDNVLWSGKVLEEVKANDMSTQVLLEYNKLLKEDPRVETVLLPIRDGLTVSRVL
- the rlmN gene encoding 23S rRNA (adenine(2503)-C(2))-methyltransferase RlmN, which translates into the protein MQIEKKDIRALTKEQLRNFFVSNGDKAFRGNQVYEWLWQKRAHTFEDMTNVSKETRSMLEANFVINHIKVDTLQRSEDGTVKNAVRLHDDLIVESVLIPTETRTTACVSSQVGCSLDCNFCATARLKRMRNLEPGEIYDQVAAIDNESRLYYDRPLSNIVFMGMGEPLMNYPNVMKAIDMITSPEGLGMSPKRITVSTSGIPKMIKKMADDDVKFKLAVSLHSAVEEIRNEIMPFTKNFPLTDLRESLEYWYRKTKSKITYEYVVWKGINDDKKSIDALVKFCKYVPCKVNLIEYNPIDDGMFQQASEDATNAYITALAKSNIVAKVRRSRGKDIDAACGQLANKS
- a CDS encoding polyprenyl synthetase family protein, producing MKITEQIKLPIANEMELFEEKFRDSMSSKVALLNRITHYIVNRKGKQMRPMFVFLTAKMVSGGTINERSYRGASVIELIHTATLVHDDVVDDSNKRRGFFSLNALWKNKIAVLVGDYLLSKGLLLSIDNNDFDLLKIISVAVREMSEGELLQIEKARRLDITEDIYYEIIRQKTATLIAACCSLGACSVAPENKDVVEKMRKFGELIGMAFQIKDDLFDYTDDAIGKPTGIDIKEQKMTLPLIYALNNCSSKEKSWVINSIKNHNKDKKRVKEVIQFVKDKNGLTYAEAKMVQFQQEALLLLHDFPASAYKDSLVLMVNYVIERKK
- a CDS encoding PAS domain S-box protein, which codes for MNHLLKAISEANNHLLKEANIHNALQNCITALGSNIMIDRCYIFKNEVTNDGITILNYEYEWCKIGAIPFIGSPDLNGHTYEAFPGLYEPLSNNLPLYGLVKESTNEFFKEIMEMQDIKAYLFTPIFSDNKFWGWIGFDDCENERNWLNEEVNALHTVAHNIGLRLNQNKVRLDLENTLNELDFYMKSSNQAKWEWNFITNEVKFSYNWFGMLGYGDDELEHKFETWESIIHPDDFDEIKNKVENYINKKSDKYEGIVRLKHKLGNYLWVKYSGILIENDFGIPEKIIGTHIDISEIKNKETALANQRNEYDHLVNNLAEIIFKTDLNGNLIFLNNQWEEITGHKIKNCIGTSIFSYLKYFNTIKAKELIVNSKKPKSFEVQLIKKNNEKIWGLLLLSIDFNVSTNEKIIIGSITDINDTVNFKNQLEISEQKYRFIANNTSDFIMQHLNDGTITYVSNTAEKITGYTPEELLQKNPYDFFHPNDVDKVQKQHLNILDNKNEIITFRFKKKSGKYIWLETYSKTILDNKNNVVGIQTSSRDITKRIKDKENIQQALKKEKELSELKSGFVTMASHQFRTPLSVIYSNVELLNYKIDLLNVIQKEEIERISGRITNEVNRMTELMNNILVFGAYESKNLKVELKEFNLNDFIDNLIETYFNNEKDGRKIIVDKSEYENNIQSDESLLTHILNNLISNAFKYSVGSSNPMIRINYLKDKFKIEIIDFGIGIPELENKHLFQSFYRGSNTSTIKGSGLGLIIAKQFTELLNGTISISSKVNEITTVTVTIPYKQN